The Cryptomeria japonica chromosome 9, Sugi_1.0, whole genome shotgun sequence DNA segment GTTGAAGAGTATATTTAAGAATGGTAGGTTTTAATATTCAAAATACTCAATATATATACTTCACACCATTCTGCGTTTGTATCAGCTAATCTAAACGTCTATTGACCATCGTCTCAACAGTTGAGATTTCTGTAAACTCAATTCGATATAAAAGTATCAGAGCTAATAATTTATCGTAAATTCTGAATTAGGTCTTGGCAATGGCTCTCTAAAAAGTAAAGAACTGAAAGAGGGTGGAATATGCAAAGACCAACTGCAAATTGGGGATATGTGGCAAGATATCCAGGGTGCAAATAACTGGGAGGGCTTTCTCGATCCCATTGATCCGCTCCTTAAAGCAGAAATACTTAGATATGGTAATTTTGCACAACACTGCTACGACGCATTTTGTAATAGTCGGTCTTCTCAATACTATGGGAATTGCAAGAGCTCCAAAAGGTCACTCGGACAGAGATTGGAATCTGTGAAATGTGGGCGTGGTTATCAAGTCACCGAATATATATATGCCAATAATGGAATCCTATTTCGACAagaaatggatgggatatattatTGTTTGCACAGACCCAAATGAGATAAAAAGATTGGGTAGGCGTGACAAAGTTGTTGCGTGGATGTAGAATCCAACATCGAAGCTACTTTCAAACCTGATGTTCGGATAGAGAAGGGGTTTTTAACATGTTATACCTCAATAGACGAAGGATACGGAAGATTTAGGCTCAGCGCAAGAGAGATTGTTGTGGTTGAAATGAAAAGGTTATTGAATAATTTCAAAGATGAAGATGTGATTATAACGTTTACTAGACACAGCTTGGGAGCTGCGCTGGCAACCATAAGTGCATATGACATAAAACAATGGCGATGAATGAATATTACATTAGGTCAATACCTGTCACGGTCTTTGCCTTTGCCTCTCCACGTGTAGGAAACTTATCATTTTCTCAACACGGGAGATTGGAGTGGATGGAGGAAATATAGATGGAGAtatagatgaagaatctgaggatggagaaggtaaaagagattgtctcattgcagtgggaTGGAGGAAAtatagatgaagaatatgaggatgatgcaaatgaggacattttcTTTGTTTCTATTCAAGAGGAGATGTCaaatcagaaggcattggtctctcacatggatagttcagatgagtggattatagatacTGGTTGTTtgcaccacatgatcggtgaccggagtaagtttcttacttcgAGGCAGTTTGATAGAGGTCtggtgagatttggaaatgactccccgtgcatggtgaaaggaaagggatccatctctctgaatggtaaaagTAGTCTCGATGatatctactaggttgaaggactgaaacacaatctttttagtgttgctcaactcaatcacaaaggttacccactgaaattcaagaatggagtctgcaagatttatggaagcaaaggtgaactgatagCAACTGacaaatagaccagaggtaacttgtttgatttaaattctatagtcaacaattttttaattgcaaaagtagaagatagttggctttggcatcgaagattctatcatgtaaattttgataacattgtaaaagtcaggaagtccaaatcagtaagaggttttccttagttagACAAACCTCAAAATGctctatgcaagga contains these protein-coding regions:
- the LOC131858272 gene encoding phospholipase A1-Igamma1, chloroplastic-like, which translates into the protein MIKKISQDVETMKVDQEHRIEKMEEDVREIKENLNNLVEISRQEMNNSVDGLEKINSMMIDYRTRTIVNDPPLGEKQKKITSDGGQSAAGLGNGSLKSKELKEGGICKDQLQIGDMWQDIQGANNWEGFLDPIDPLLKAEILRYGNFAQHCYDAFCNSRSSQYYGNCKSSKRSLGQRLESVKCGRESNIEATFKPDVRIEKGFLTCYTSIDEGYGRFRLSAREIVVVEMKRLLNNFKDEDVIITFTRHSLGAALATISAYDIKQWR